The sequence below is a genomic window from Pseudomonadales bacterium.
GCGCTTGTAATTTTTGCTGTTGTTCACTGCCATCGAAAAAGCTGCTATGCCTTAGCTCTAAGGCGTAATCAAAATCTCTGGGTAATTGTGCCAAAAGCTTGGCTAACTGCGGTAAATGCTCAGCACTGATATGCGGCGGCAGCTGAAGCATAAATGGCCCTAGACGATCAGCTAAAGGGCTGAGTCGCTGAAAAAATTCGCCGAGCTGTGCATACTGAAAACCGGATTTTGTGTGCGTGACTGCACGCGGCAGTTTAAAGCAAAAGCGAAAATCTTCAGCTACCTGAGTTTGCCAGCGCTGCACTTGCTGCTCACTGGGTAGCGCGTAAAAGCTGGTATTACCCTCAACACAATTAAATACCGAAGCGTATTCGTCCAGCATTTGCTGAGGCAGGCAGCCAAGCGAGTAGAAATGCTGACGCCAAGAATCATTAGCCCACATTGGCAGGCCGAAGTAAATTTTCGGCTTTAAGGTCGAGCTATTTTGCGCTAGCTTAGTGCTCACGCGTGCTTAAAAATTGCACCTCGGGAAAACGCTCTTGTGCCAGTGATAAATTTACGCGAGTTGGTGCGATATAGCTTAAGTGTCCGCCACCATCAATTGCCAAATTATCACTATGCTTGCGCCTTAAGGCCTCTATATGTTTAGGGTCATCCGACTCAACCCAATGCGCGGTATGCACATTGACAGGCTCGTATATCGCTTCAACTTTGTATTCATCTTTCAAACGATACGCCACCACTTCGAACTGTAGCTGTCCAACCGCACCGACAATAATATCGTTTGAATTGAGTGGAAAAAATACCTGTGTTGAACCTTCTTCAGCCAGCTGTTGCAAACCTTTTTGCAACTGCTTAGTTTTGAGCGGATCCTTTAAGCGAATTTTTCGAAAAAGCTCAGGTGC
It includes:
- a CDS encoding DUF72 domain-containing protein, with product MSTKLAQNSSTLKPKIYFGLPMWANDSWRQHFYSLGCLPQQMLDEYASVFNCVEGNTSFYALPSEQQVQRWQTQVAEDFRFCFKLPRAVTHTKSGFQYAQLGEFFQRLSPLADRLGPFMLQLPPHISAEHLPQLAKLLAQLPRDFDYALELRHSSFFDGSEQQQKLQALCHRFQLSHMSFDTRALFDQKADAEDPFVKDARAKKPRFPIMVNAQGKYPSLRFIGFPWSNQASKEAEALAIAHSLKYFSPWMAYLEQWLGQGKTPFIFVHAANNQQAPRLAYAVHRAICARLPSQLSPLAATPFDQGAASQFDLI
- the prfC gene encoding peptide chain release factor 3 (stimulates the release of release factors 1 and 2 from the ribosome after hydrolysis of the ester bond in peptidyl-tRNA has occurred; GDP/GTP-binding protein), giving the protein YSGDIIGLHNHGTIQIGDTFTVGKELKFTGIPHFAPELFRKIRLKDPLKTKQLQKGLQQLAEEGSTQVFFPLNSNDIIVGAVGQLQFEVVAYRLKDEYKVEAIYEPVNVHTAHWVESDDPKHIEALRRKHSDNLAIDGGGHLSYIAPTRVNLSLAQERFPEVQFLSTREH